One segment of Synchiropus splendidus isolate RoL2022-P1 chromosome 4, RoL_Sspl_1.0, whole genome shotgun sequence DNA contains the following:
- the LOC128756973 gene encoding double-strand-break repair protein rad21 homolog A-like: protein MFYAHFVLSKRGPLAKIWLAAHWDKKLTKAHVFECNLESSVESIISPKVKMALRTSGHLLLGVVRIYHRKAKYLLADCNEAFIKIKMAFRPGVVDLPEENREAAYNAITLPEEFHDFDQPLPDLDDIDVAQQFNLNQSRVEEITMREEVGNINLLQDNDFADFGMDDREMMREESAFEVDIMGSSASNLLLEAEAGTNQMADKSNHLEYDDQYKDDFGDNPMESNEGGMLVDKLLSNEDGGGIFDDPPAVPGSVMMPQDHGDDDEDFDALSAGAPDSPDSGPAEPLPAMIDQTEQTNLAHNEEETFALEPIDITVKETKAKRKRKLIVDSVKELDSKTIRAQLSDYSDIVTTLDLAPPTKKLMMWKETGGVEKLFSLPAQPLWNNRLLKMFTRCLTPLVPDELRKRRKGGEADSLDEFLKDLENSEVPREEASTNQQREIMNDQTLLEETRPLQTSAVEGSRTIPDETVMPPPSSQHGLKRKAQDTEPALPMGALDQQQLQGPKASGVSQQLEITNAEGPPEDATATNISHLIELDLFGDKVKKKNDDDSEEEEEEETQGDQDQEERRWNKRTQQMLHGLQRVMAKTGAQSVSLLDLCKNNNRKQAAAKFYSFLVLKKQQAVELVQEEPYSDIIATPGPRFHAI from the exons ATGTTCTACGCACATTTCGTACTCAGCAAGCGGGGGCCGCTGGCCAAAATCTGGCTGGCGGCCCATTGGGACAAAAAGCTGACCAAAGCACATGTGTTTGAGTGCAACCTTGAAAGCAGTGTTGAGAGCATCATCTCCCCAAAG GTGAAAATGGCTTTAAGAACGTCTGGTCATCTCCTGCTGGGTGTGGTGAGGATCTACCACAGGAAGGCCAAGTACCTTCTGGCTGACTGCAATGAAGCCTTCATCAAGATCAAGATGGCTTTCAGACCAG GTGTGGTGGACCTTCCAGAGGAGAACAGAGAAGCTGCTTACAACGCCATCACCCTGCCAGAGGAGTTTCATGACTTTGACCAACCGCTGCCAGACCTTGA TGACATTGACGTGGCTCAGCAGTTCAACTTGAACCAGAGCAGAGTGGAGGAGATCACCATGAGGGAGGAGGTGGGAAACATCAACCTGCTGCAGGATAATGACTttg CTGATTTTGGGATGGACGACAGGGAGATGATGAGGGAGGAGAGTGCGTTCGAGGTGGACATCATGGGATCGTCTGCCTCCAACCTGCTGCTGGAAGCTGAAGCTGGAACCAACCAGATGGCCGACAAGTCCAACCACTTGGAGTATGATGACCAGTACAAGGATGACTTTGGAGACAACCCCATGGAGAGCAACGAAGGAGGCATGCTGG TGGACAAGCTACTGAGcaatgaggatggaggaggaatcTTTGATGACCCCCCTGCTGTCCCGGGGAGTGTGATGATGCCGCAGGACCATGGAGACGATGACGAAGACTTTGATGCTCTTTCAG CTGGAGCCCCAGACAGTCCTGACTCGGGACCAGCTGAACCTCTCCCTGCAATGATTGACCAGACCGAGCAGACAAACCTGGCACACAATGAGGAGGAAACCTTCGCGCTGGAGCCCATTGATATCACAG TCAAGGAGACAAAGGCAAAGCGTAAGAGGAAGCTGATTGTGGACTCTGTGAAGGAGCTGGACAGTAAAACTATTCGTGCTCAGCTGTCAGACTACTCCGACATTGTCACAACGCTGGACTTGGCTCCTCCCACCAAGAAACTGATGATGTGGAAGGAGACAGGTGGAGTTGAGAAGCTTTTCTCTCTTCCTGCACAGCCCCTCTGGAACAACAGACTGCTGAAG ATGTTCACAAGGTGTCTGACACCCCTGGTGCCAGATGAGCTGAGGAAAAGGAGAAAGGGTGGCGAGGCTGACAGTCTAGATGAGTTCCTCAAGGATCTGGAGAACTCTGAAGTCCCCAGAGAAGAAGCATCAACCAACCAGCAGAGAGAAATCATGAATG ACCAAACCCTTTTGGAAGAGACAAGACCTCTGCAGACATCTGCAGTGGAAGGCAGCAGGACCATTCCTGATGAAACTGTTATGCCCCCACCATCTTCACAGCATGGACTGAAGCGTAAAGCCCAGGACACAGAGCCGGCGCTGCCT ATGGGTGCACtggaccagcagcagcttcaggggCCCAAAGCCTCAGGTGTGTCCCAGCAGCTGGAGATCACTAACGCAGAGGGGCCCCCAGAAGATGCCACTGCCACTAACATCAGTCACTTGATCGAGCTGGACCTTTTTGGAGACAAGGTCAAGAAGAAGAATGATGATGATTCGGAAGAGGAG gaagaggaggagacgcAGGGAGACCAGGAtcaggaggagagaaggtggAACAAGCGAACCCAACAGATGCTTCATGGTCTCCAG CGGGTGATGGCTAAAACTGGGGCCCAGTCAGTGAGCCTTTTGGACCtctgcaaaaacaacaacaggaagCAGGCTGCCGCCAAGTTCTACAGCTTCTTGGTTCTGAAGAAGCAGCAGGCAGTAGAGCTTGTCCAGGAGGAGCCTTACAGTGACATCATCGCCACACCTGGACCACGGTTTCATGCTATCTAG
- the utp23 gene encoding rRNA-processing protein UTP23 homolog, with protein sequence MKIKRQKQAKKSLLFYKYNFLFREPYQVLIDGTFCQAALKNKIQIKEQLPKYLMAEVKLCTTNCALKELEALGKDLYGAKIILQRFQVRQCPHFKSPVSASQCLLAMLEGNNPHHYFVATQDQTVTEGLRKIPGVPLLYIVLNTIVLDKPNQSTLDYVQAVQLGELVSPAQQQSIRSLKEEQGITQKDGERRGKKRKKKQSNPNPLSCLKKKKKGVPTPPLKKTEDGAKRKRIRHKKPKIDGGETVAVTS encoded by the exons ATGAAGATAAAGCGGCAGAAACAAGCgaaaaaaagtttgttgttCTATAAATACAACTTTCTCTTCAGAGAACCTTACCAGGTCCTCATCGATGGAACCTTCTGTCAGGCTGCGTTGAAAAACAAGATCCAGATTAAAGAGCAGCTTCCCAAATACCTCATGGCAGAGGTTAAGCTGTGCACCACCAA CTGCGCACTGAAGGAACTGGAGGCTCTCGGGAAAGACTTGTACGGAGCTAAAATCATTTTGCAGAGGTTCCAGGTGAGGCAGTGTCCACACTTTAAGAGTCCGGTGTCGGCCTCCCAATGTCTACTGGCGATGCTGGAGGGGAACAACCCACATCACTACTTTGTAGCCACACag GACCAAACAGTAACTGAAGGCCTTAGGAAGATCCCAGGAGTCCCTCTACTCTACATCGTGCTCAACACTATAGTGCTGGACAAACCCAACCAGTCGACTCTGGATTATGTTCAGGCAGTCCAGTTGGGCGAGCTTGTGAGCCCTGCTCAGCAGCAGAGCATACGCAgcctgaaggaggagcaggGCATTACACAGAAGGATGGAGAGAGGCGTgggaagaaaaggaagaagaagcagagcaaCCCCAACCCACTGAGCTGcctgaaaaagaagaagaagggagtTCCAACACCACCGCTGAAAAAAACTGAGGATGGGGCAAAGAGGAAACGGATCAGACACAAAAAACCCAAGATAGATGGAggagaaactgttgcagtgACCTCATGA